A segment of the Acidimicrobiales bacterium genome:
TCGATCGGTACCTGCGCGACTTCGGGCTCGGGAGCCAGACCGCGCTGGCCTTCCCGGGGGAGTCGGCTGGCATCATGCTCCGCCCCGAGGACTGGTCGGGTACGTCGATCGGCACCGTGCCCATCGGGCAGGGCATCTCCGTGACCGCGCTGCAGATGCTCACGGCCTTCAACGTCATCGCCAACGGCGGCGTGTACGTGCCGCCGCGCCTCGTGCTGGCGACCGTGGACGGCCAGGGCGTCGAGCACCGGGTCCCCGCCGACGCCGGGCGGCGGGTCGTGTCCGAGGCCACCGCCGAGGCCGTGACGTCGATGATGGCCGGCGTCGTGGGCTCCGAGGAGGGCACGGGCCGCCGCGCCGCGATCGACGGCTACGCCGTCGCGGGAAAGACGGGGACGGCGCGCAAGCCCATCGAGGGCGGCGTCGGGTACCGGGTGGGCGCGTACATGTCGGTCTTCGCCGGCTTCGTGCCGGCAGGCGACCCGCAGGTGTCGATCATCGTCGTCGTCGACGAGCCGCAGACGTCGATCTACGGCGGCGTCGTGGCCGCGCCCGTGTTCGCCGACCTCGGGCGCTACGCCCTCCGGCTGCTCCGGGTGCCGCCCGCGGAAGCGTCGAGCCCGTCGCAGGGCGATCCCGTCGCCGGCACGGGCACGGTGGCCCAGCCGTCGTCCCCCGCATCGTCGGCTCCGCCCGACTGAGTGCCGGTGCGCCTCCGCGACCTGCTGGCCGGCGTCGACGCCCGGGTGGAGGGCGATGCCGACGTCGACGTGGCCGGGGTGACCCACGATTCCCGGGCCGTCGGCCCCGGGGACCTGTTCTGCTGCCTCCCGGGGGAGCACCACGACGGGCACGACTTCGCCCCGGCGGCGCTGGAGCGGGGAGCGGTGGCCCTCCTCTGCGAGCGGCACCTGGCCCTCGACGTGACCCAGGTGATCGCCGCGTCGGCGCGGGAGTCGATGGCGCCGATCGCGGCCACGCTGCACGGCGACCCGTCGCGCTCGCTCACGGTCGTGGGTGTGACGGGCACGAACGGCAAGACCACCACGACGCACCTGCTGGCGGCCGTCCTCGAGGCCAACGGCTGGCCGACGGCCGTGCTGGGCACGCTCTCCGGCGCGCGCACCACCCCGGAGGCCACCGAGCTGCAGGCCCTGCTGGCCGACATGCGCGACGGGGGCCGGCGGGCCGTGGCCATGGAGGTCAGCTCGCACGCCCTGGCCCTGCACCGGGTGGACGCGACCTGGTTCGAGGCGGCCGTGTTCACCAACCTGGGGCGGGACCACCTCGACTTCCACGGCAACGTCGAGCGCTACTTCGCGGCCAAGGCCAGCCTGTTCGAGCCCGAGCGGACCGCCGTCGGCGTGGTGAACCTCGACGACCCCTACGGGCGGCTGCTGCTCGACGCGGCCCGGGTGCCCACGGTCGGGTACGCACTGGCGGACGCGGGCGACGTCGTGGTGCACGCGTCGGAGAACGTGTTCACCTGGTCCGGTCGGCGGCTGCACGTGCCGCTCGGCGGGCGGTTCAACCTGCACAACGCCCTCGCCGCGGCCACGACCGCCCGAGAGCTGGGGGTGGGTCTCGACGCCATCGAGGCGGGCCTGGCCGCGGTCACGCCGGTGCCGGGGCGCTTCGAGCCCGTCGATGCCGGTCAGCCGTTCCGCGTGATCGTCGACTACGCCCACACGCCCGACGGCATGGAGGGGTTGCTCCGGTCGGCCCGTGAAGTTGCCGCCGGCGGCCGGGTGCTGGTGGTCTTCGGGTGTGGTGGCGACCGGGATCGGGAGAAGCGGCCGGCCATGGGGGCCGTGGCCGAGCGGTTCGCCGACCTGGTCGTGCTCACCAGCGACAACCCGAGGAGCGAGGAACCCGCAGCCATCATCGAGGCCGTGCGAGCCGGCATGGACCGGCGCCAGCGGGCCCTCGTCGAGCCCGACCGGAGGGCCGCCATCTCCCTGGCCGTGCGCGCCGCCCGACCCGGGGACGTGGTGGTGATCGCGGGCAAGGGCCACGAGAGCACGCAGGTCACCGGCGACGTGGTGGCGCCCTTCGACGACCGGGTCGTGGCTCGGCAGGCGATCGCGGCTCTGGAGTCGCCGGCGTGATCGCGCTGCTCCTGGCCGGCGGCATCTCCCTGCTGGTGTCGCTGTTCGGCACCAGGTTCCTGATCGACTGGCTGCGGGCCCGCCGGGTCGGCCAGCCGATCATGCCCGAGAAGGAGGGCGGTCCGGTCGGGCACGACATCAAGGCCGGCACCCCCACGATGGGCGGCGTCGCCATCGTCGTCGCCGCGGGGGTCGGCTACGTGCTCGGTCACGTGCCCACCGGGGTCGTGTTCACCACCACGGGGCTGTGCGTGATCCTCGCGGTGGTGGGTGCGGGCGCGGTCGGCTTCCTCGACGACTGGATCAAGATCGCCAACGCCCGCAACCTCGGCCTCACCAAGAGCACGAAGGTGCTGGGCCTGCTGGCCGTGGCCACCGGGTTCGCGGTGCTGGCCCTCAGCTGGGGCGACGTCCACACGACCCTGTCGTTCACGCGCTACGACTCGCCCGGCTTGGAGCTGGGCAACGTGGGCTGGGCCCTCTGGGCGGTGCTGCTCGTGCTCGGCTCGGCCAACGCCGTGAACCTCACCGACGGGCTCGACGGCCTGGCCGCGGGGTCGTCGGCGCTCGCTTTCGCGGCCTTCGTCGTCATCGCGTTCTGGGCGTTCCGGCACCCCAGCATCTACGACGTGCGGCACGGGCTCGACCTGGCCGTGGTGGCGGCCGCCATGGTGGGCGCCCTGGCCGGGTTCCTCTGGTGGAACGCCTCGCCGGCGCAGATCTTCATGGGAGATACCGGCGCGCTCGCCATCGGCGCCGGGCTGGCCGCGCTGGCCCTCTCCGTGAACACCCAGCTGCTGCTGCCGATCATCGGCGGGCTGTTCGTGCTCGAGACCCTCTCGGTGATGCTCCAGGTCGCGAGCTACCGGGTGTTCCACCGACGCATCTTCCGCATGGCCCCGTTCCATCACCACTTCGAGGTCGGGGGCTGGCCGGAGACCACGGTGATCGTGCGGTTCTGGATCCTCGCCGGCCTCTTCACGGGGTTGGCGCTGGCGATCTTCTACGCCGACTTCATCTCGACGGGAGCGCTGGACTAGTGGTCGAGGACGCCGTGCGCGGTCCGGCGCTGGTGTTCGGCCTGGGTGTCACCGGCCAGGCTGTCGCCCGCACCCTCGCCGGACGCGGGGTCGAGGTCGTGCTGGCCGACGACATGCCGTCCCCAGCCGCCAGCGACCTCGCCCGGGAGCTCGGCGTGCCGCTGCACGCCGCCCCCTCGCTGCACGGGCTGCGTGCGCTGGTCACGTCGTCGGAGATCGTCGTCCCGAGCCCGGGCGTGCCGGAAGGCCACCCGGTCATCCAGGAGGCACTGGCGCTGGGCGTGCCGGTGCGGAGCGAGTTCGACCTGGCGACGGCCTGGGAGGATCGCCGGCCCTTCGTGGCGATCACCGGCACCGACGGCAAGACCACCGTCACCACGATGGTCACGGCCATGCTCGAGGCGTCGGGCATCTCGGCGGTGGCGTGCGGCAACACCGAGGTGCCCCTCGTGACCGCACTCGACCTGCCCGTCGACGTGTTCGTGGTCGAGGCCTCGAGCTTCCGCCTGCGCTTCGCCGAGGCGTTCCACCCGAGGGTGGGCACCTGGCTCAACTTCGCCGATGACCATCTCGACTGGCATCCCTCGATCGAGGCGTACGCCGCGGCCAAGGCCCACATCTGGGCGGTGCTGGGGCCCGACGACGTGGCCATCGCCAACGCCGACGACGCGGTGGTGGCCGGGCACCTCGCCGAGGTCCGCGCCCGCCGCGTCACCTTCGGCACCGCCGACCGCGGCGAGGCCGACTGGCACCTGGCCGGGTCCACCCTCGTCGGACCCGGCGGCGCCATAGTGACCACGGTGGAGCGCCTGACCCGCTCGTTGCCGCACGACATCGCGAATGCGCTGGCGGCGGCGGCCACCGCGGTCGAGGCCGGCGCCTCCCTCGATGCCGTGCGATCCACGCTCGAGACGTTCCGAGGGCTCCCGCACCGGGTGACCCTCGTCGCCGACGTGGGAGGCGTGGCCTGGTACGACGATTCGAAGGCCACGGCGCCCCACGCCACTCTGGCGGCGGTGCGAGGCTTCCCGTCGGTCGTGCTGATCGCCGGCGGGCGGAACAAGGGCCTCGACCTCTCCGAGCTCGCGGCGGCCGCTCCCCACGTGCGCGCCGTCGTCGCCATCGGTGAGGCCGCCGCTGACGTCGTGGAGGCGTTCCGGGGTCTGCGGCCGGTGCTCGTGGCGGGGTCGATGGCCGAGGCCGTGGCGGAGGCCGCCCGGCTGGCCCGGCCCGGCGACGCCGTGTTGCTCTCCCCCGGGTGCGCGTCGTTCGACTGGTACCGCTCGTACGCCGAGCGGGGCGACGACTTCAGCCGAGCGGTCCGGGTGCTCACCGGGGTGGGGGCGTGACGCCGCCGCGCGCCACGGCGACGCGCCACGGCGCGGCCGGCCGCACCCACGGCACGCGGGCACCGTCCGTCCCGGGGCGCTTCGTCCTCCTCGCCTCGCTCGTCGTGGTCCTCAACCTCATCGGGCTGGTGATGGTGCTCTCGTCGTCGTCGGTGCAGGCGCTGCACGACTACGGCTCCTCCTGGCGCTACTTCAACCGCCAGGTGGTCTGGGTGAGCCTCGGGGCGTTGGTGCTGGTGGGCGCGCTCCGGGTCGACTACCGCCAGTGGCGTCGGATCACGGTCCCGCTGCTCCTGCTGTCGTATGCGCTGCTGGTGCTCGTGCTCGTGCCCGGCCTGGGCGTGACGGTCAACGGCTCCACCAGCTGGCTCGGCATGGGCGAGCTGCGCTTCCAGCCGGCCGAGCTGGTGAAGCTGGCCCTGCTGCTCTACGCATGCGATCTGCTCACCCGGCGCTCGCACCGGGTGGACGACGTCCGCTACACCGTGGGGCCGGTGGTGCTGGTGCTCTCGGGCGCCGTCTTCCTGATGATGTTGCAGCCCGACCTCGGCACCGCCCTGGTCACGGTGGCCGTCGTGTTCTCGGTGCTGTTCGTGGCGGGCACGCCCCTCCTGCCGCTCGCGGGGCTGCTGCTCGTGGGGACGGGCGCCGCCGTGGCCCTGTCGTTCAGCGCCGGCTACCGGCGGGCGCGGCTGCTGGCTTTCGTCGACCCGTGGAAGGACCCGCTGAACACCGGGTACCAGACCGTGCAGTCGCTGGTGGGCTTGGCCTCGGGCGGCATCAGCGGGGTGGGGCTCGGCGCCAGCCGGGCCAAGTGGGGCTTCCTGCCCCACGCCCACACCGATTTCATCTTCGCCATCATCGGCGAGGAGCTGGGCCTGGTGGGCGCCCTCATCGTCGTGGCCCTGTTCGTGGCGTTCGGCGTGGTCGGCGTGGGCGTGGCCATGGCTGCACCCGATCGCTTCGGCATGTTGCTCGCGGCCGGCATCACGGCGTGGATCCTCGTGCAGGCCTTCGTGAACATGGGGGCGGTGGTCGGCGTCCTGCCGATCACCGGTCTGACGCTCCCGTTCGTCTCGTTCGGGGGATCGTCGGTGCTGGTGTCGATGGCGGCGGCGGGGATGCTGCTCAACGTGGCCCGGCGGGGCCGGGCGAGGCGGTGACCGGCTTCCCCGCCCCGCCGTCGCCCGATCCGGACCGGGCCTGGGCCGTGCTGGCCGGTGGTGGCACGGCCGGCCACGTGCTGCCGGGGCTCGCCATCGCCCGCGCCCTGTCCGCTCGCGGGCGGGGCCCGCTGCACCTGGTCGGGAGCCGTCGGGGGGTGGAGGTCGGCCTGGTCCCCGAGGCCGGGTACGCGCTCACCGTCCTGCCCGGTCGTGGGATCCAGCGGCGCCTCACCGTCGCCAACGCGAGTGCGGTGGCCGGCCTGCTCGCCGCGGCGGTCCAGGCGCTGGTGCTGATCCGGCGGCTCCGCCCGGCCGTGGTCGTGTCGCTCGGCGGCTACGCCAGCGTGCCCTGCGCGCTGGCCGCCGTCTTCTGGCGGGTCCCGATCGTCGTCGCCGAGCAGAACGCGGTGCCGGGTGCGGCCAACCGGCTCGTCGCCCGGTTCGCCCGCGTGTCGGCCGTCTCGTTCCCGGGCACCGCGCTCCCGCGGGCGGTCGTCACCGGCAACCCGGTCCGGGCCGAGGTGCTGGCCGTCGACCGGTCGGCCCAGCGCGCCGATGCCCGGCGCTGGCTCGGGCTGCCCGACGACCGCGTCGTCGTGCTCGCCTTCGGCGGGTCGCTCGGCGCTGGTCGCATCAACGAGGCCGTCGTCGCTCTGTGCGGCAGGTGGCTCGGGCGACATGACGTGGCCGTGCGGCACGTGACCGGGGCGCGCAACTGGCCTCCCGCCGGGCCGCGGCCCGATCCACCACCCGGTGGCCTCGTGTACCAGGCCGTGCCCTACGAGGACGACATGGCGCGGGCGTACGCGGCCGCCGACCTGGTGGTGGCCCGGGCCGGCGCCACCACGGTGGCAGAGCTCGCGGTCGTCGGGATGCCGGCCGTGCTGGTGCCGCTCCCAGGTGCGCCGGGTGACCACCAGACCGCGAACGCCCGCTGGCTCGAGCGGGCCGGTGCGGCCGTGGTCGTGCCCGACGACGCCTGCTCGGGCGCCCGGCTGGCCGAGGAGCTCGAGGCGGTGCTCGCCCGGCCCGGCCACCTGGCCGCCATGGCCGCGTCGGCTGGGGCCGTTGCCCGCCCCGACGCGGCCGAGCGGGTGGCCGACCTGGTGGAGGCGGCTGCCCGTGGCTGAGGCGGCGTCGACGGCTCTCCCGCTCGACCTCCGGCGGCGGCGCACCGTGCACCTGGTCGGCGTGGGCGGTGCCGGCATGAGCGGTCTGGCCGAGCTCCTCGCGGCCGGCGGTCACCGCGTCTCCGGAAGCGACGAGGTCGACTCGCCCGTGCTCGACCAGCTCCGGGACCGGGGCGTCGACGTCTGGGTGGGGCACCGGCCCGGCGGCGTCGGGGAGGTGGACGCCCTGGCGGCGTCGACGGCGGTGCCGCCGGACGACCCGGAGGTGCTGGCCGCCCGTGCGGCCGGGGTGCCGGTGCTCACCCGGGCCCAGCTCCTGCGGTCGCTGGCTGCCCTGCGGCGCGTGGCCGCCATCTCGGGTACCCACGGCAAGACCACGACCACGGCGATGGTGTCGAGGATCCTGGAGGCCGCCGGCTCCCGTCCCTCCTACCTGGTCGGCGGGCAGCTGCCGGGGCAGGGCGTCGGGGCGCGCTGGGACGACGGCGAGTGGTTCGTCGTCGAGGCCGACGAGAGCGACGGCACGTTCCTCGAGCTGGGGGCCGAGTCGGTCCTCGTCACGAACGTGGAGCCGGACCACCTGGACCACTGGGGGACCGAGGCGGCGCTGCGGCACGCCTTCGAGCGCTTCGTGGCAGGGGCGGGCGGACGCCGCCTGGTCTGTGCCGACGACCCCGGTGCGTCGGCCCTGGCCGCGCTCCCTGGTGTGACCACGTACGGGGAGTCGGGAGGGGCCACCTTCCGGGTGGTCGGGTTGGAGCCGGTGCCCGGTGGGAGTCGCTTCGAGGTCTGGCGAGAGGCGGAGCTGCTCGCCGACGTGCGCCTCGCGATCCCTGGCCGGCACCTGGCCTTGAACGCCGCGGGCGCGCTGGCACTCACGGTGCTGCTGGGGTCGCCACCCGAGGCTGCCCGGCGGGCCCTGGCCGTGTTCGCCGGCGTGGGTCGGCGCTTCGAGCGCCGCGGCGAGGCCGGCGGCATCACGTTCGTGGACGACTACGCGCACCTGCCCACCGAGGTGGCGGCCAACGTGCGGGCTGCCCGCGAGGGGGGGTGGCGGCGCGTGGTCTGCGTGTTCCAGCCCCACCGCTACAGCCGCACCGAGGCTCTCGCCGAGGCGTTCGGCCCTTCGTTCGAGGGGGCCGACCTGGTGGTCGTCACCGACGTGTACGGCGCAGGTGAGGCGCCCCAGCCGGGTGTCACCGGCCGGCTGGTGGCCGAGGCGGTCGGCGCGTCGTTGCCGGCGGTGCCGGTGCGCTACGCCCCGGGGCGCGACGAGCTGGTGGCGGTGCTGCTCGACGAGCTCCGGGAGGGCGACGTGTGCCTCACGCTCGGCGCCGGCGACCTCACGACCCTTCCCGACGAGCTGCTGGGCCGCCTGCGGGGCGAAGCGTGAGCCGCACCACCGCCGATCCGGGCCGGGTGGCGCGGGCCGTGGGCGAGCTGGAGGGCCTCGCCCTCGTCGACGAGCCGCTCGGGCCCAGGACCACGTACCGGGTGGGGGGCGCCGCGGCCGTCCTCGTCGAAGCGGGCGGTGACGACGACCTGCGACGGGTGCGAGCCGCCCGGCGGGCGAGCGGCCTGCCGACGCTGGTGCTGGGTCGGGGCTCCAACGTGCTGGTGGCCGACGCCGGCTTTCCCGGCATCGTCGTTCTGCTGGGCCCGGCCTTCGCCGACGTGGTCGTCAGCGGCGACCAGGTCAGGGCCGGCGGGGCGGTGAGCCTGCCCGTGCTCGCTCGCCGCACGGTGGCGGCCGGGCTCACGGGGCTGGAGTGGGCCGTGGGCGTGCCGGGGTCCGTCGGCGGAGCGGTGCGCATGAACGCCGGCGGCCACGGCTCGGACCTGCGGGCCACGTTGCTGCGGGTCCGCGTCGTCGACCTCGCCGGGGACGAGGATGGAGAGGTGAGTGTCGACCAGCTCGGCCTGGGCTACCGATCGTCGGCACTGCGTGACGACCAGGTCGTCGTCTGGGCCGAGTTCGCCCTGGCGCGCGGGAGCGTCGCGGCCGGCGAGGCAGAGCTGGCCGAGATCGTGCGCTGGCGGCGGGAGCACCAGCCCGGCGGCCAGAACGCCGGTTCGGTCTTCGCGAACCCGCCGGGTGACGCCGCCGGGCGGCTGATCGACGCCGCCGGGCTGCGGGGCCTGCGCTGGGGGAGCGCGCAGGTGTCGGAGAAGCACGCCAACTTCATCCAGGCCGACGAGGGCGGGTCGGCCGACGATGTCCGCACCCTGATCCTCGAGGTGCAGGATCGGGTCGCCCGTCAGTTCGGCGTGCGCCTGCAGCCCGAGCTGCGGCTCGTCGGCTTCGAGCCCGTGACCGAGGAGCCGGTGTGACCACCTCGGCGACGGCTCGGACCGCTCCCCGGCCACGGGTCGATCCCCGGCTGCGGGCCCGCCGGATCTCCGTGCGCCGGGCCGAGGGTCGCCGTCGGCTCCACCGGCTGGCCCTCCTCGCGTTGGTGATCGGTCTGGCCGCGGCCGCCTGGGGGGTGACGCGGTCGCCGGTCCTCGACATCGACCGGATCCAGGTCCGGGGGGCC
Coding sequences within it:
- a CDS encoding UDP-N-acetylmuramoyl-L-alanyl-D-glutamate--2,6-diaminopimelate ligase, producing the protein MRLRDLLAGVDARVEGDADVDVAGVTHDSRAVGPGDLFCCLPGEHHDGHDFAPAALERGAVALLCERHLALDVTQVIAASARESMAPIAATLHGDPSRSLTVVGVTGTNGKTTTTHLLAAVLEANGWPTAVLGTLSGARTTPEATELQALLADMRDGGRRAVAMEVSSHALALHRVDATWFEAAVFTNLGRDHLDFHGNVERYFAAKASLFEPERTAVGVVNLDDPYGRLLLDAARVPTVGYALADAGDVVVHASENVFTWSGRRLHVPLGGRFNLHNALAAATTARELGVGLDAIEAGLAAVTPVPGRFEPVDAGQPFRVIVDYAHTPDGMEGLLRSAREVAAGGRVLVVFGCGGDRDREKRPAMGAVAERFADLVVLTSDNPRSEEPAAIIEAVRAGMDRRQRALVEPDRRAAISLAVRAARPGDVVVIAGKGHESTQVTGDVVAPFDDRVVARQAIAALESPA
- the murD gene encoding UDP-N-acetylmuramoyl-L-alanine--D-glutamate ligase encodes the protein MRGPALVFGLGVTGQAVARTLAGRGVEVVLADDMPSPAASDLARELGVPLHAAPSLHGLRALVTSSEIVVPSPGVPEGHPVIQEALALGVPVRSEFDLATAWEDRRPFVAITGTDGKTTVTTMVTAMLEASGISAVACGNTEVPLVTALDLPVDVFVVEASSFRLRFAEAFHPRVGTWLNFADDHLDWHPSIEAYAAAKAHIWAVLGPDDVAIANADDAVVAGHLAEVRARRVTFGTADRGEADWHLAGSTLVGPGGAIVTTVERLTRSLPHDIANALAAAATAVEAGASLDAVRSTLETFRGLPHRVTLVADVGGVAWYDDSKATAPHATLAAVRGFPSVVLIAGGRNKGLDLSELAAAAPHVRAVVAIGEAAADVVEAFRGLRPVLVAGSMAEAVAEAARLARPGDAVLLSPGCASFDWYRSYAERGDDFSRAVRVLTGVGA
- the murB gene encoding UDP-N-acetylmuramate dehydrogenase — translated: MSRTTADPGRVARAVGELEGLALVDEPLGPRTTYRVGGAAAVLVEAGGDDDLRRVRAARRASGLPTLVLGRGSNVLVADAGFPGIVVLLGPAFADVVVSGDQVRAGGAVSLPVLARRTVAAGLTGLEWAVGVPGSVGGAVRMNAGGHGSDLRATLLRVRVVDLAGDEDGEVSVDQLGLGYRSSALRDDQVVVWAEFALARGSVAAGEAELAEIVRWRREHQPGGQNAGSVFANPPGDAAGRLIDAAGLRGLRWGSAQVSEKHANFIQADEGGSADDVRTLILEVQDRVARQFGVRLQPELRLVGFEPVTEEPV
- the murC gene encoding UDP-N-acetylmuramate--L-alanine ligase — translated: MSGLAELLAAGGHRVSGSDEVDSPVLDQLRDRGVDVWVGHRPGGVGEVDALAASTAVPPDDPEVLAARAAGVPVLTRAQLLRSLAALRRVAAISGTHGKTTTTAMVSRILEAAGSRPSYLVGGQLPGQGVGARWDDGEWFVVEADESDGTFLELGAESVLVTNVEPDHLDHWGTEAALRHAFERFVAGAGGRRLVCADDPGASALAALPGVTTYGESGGATFRVVGLEPVPGGSRFEVWREAELLADVRLAIPGRHLALNAAGALALTVLLGSPPEAARRALAVFAGVGRRFERRGEAGGITFVDDYAHLPTEVAANVRAAREGGWRRVVCVFQPHRYSRTEALAEAFGPSFEGADLVVVTDVYGAGEAPQPGVTGRLVAEAVGASLPAVPVRYAPGRDELVAVLLDELREGDVCLTLGAGDLTTLPDELLGRLRGEA
- the murG gene encoding undecaprenyldiphospho-muramoylpentapeptide beta-N-acetylglucosaminyltransferase translates to MTGFPAPPSPDPDRAWAVLAGGGTAGHVLPGLAIARALSARGRGPLHLVGSRRGVEVGLVPEAGYALTVLPGRGIQRRLTVANASAVAGLLAAAVQALVLIRRLRPAVVVSLGGYASVPCALAAVFWRVPIVVAEQNAVPGAANRLVARFARVSAVSFPGTALPRAVVTGNPVRAEVLAVDRSAQRADARRWLGLPDDRVVVLAFGGSLGAGRINEAVVALCGRWLGRHDVAVRHVTGARNWPPAGPRPDPPPGGLVYQAVPYEDDMARAYAAADLVVARAGATTVAELAVVGMPAVLVPLPGAPGDHQTANARWLERAGAAVVVPDDACSGARLAEELEAVLARPGHLAAMAASAGAVARPDAAERVADLVEAAARG
- the ftsW gene encoding putative lipid II flippase FtsW, whose translation is MVLSSSSVQALHDYGSSWRYFNRQVVWVSLGALVLVGALRVDYRQWRRITVPLLLLSYALLVLVLVPGLGVTVNGSTSWLGMGELRFQPAELVKLALLLYACDLLTRRSHRVDDVRYTVGPVVLVLSGAVFLMMLQPDLGTALVTVAVVFSVLFVAGTPLLPLAGLLLVGTGAAVALSFSAGYRRARLLAFVDPWKDPLNTGYQTVQSLVGLASGGISGVGLGASRAKWGFLPHAHTDFIFAIIGEELGLVGALIVVALFVAFGVVGVGVAMAAPDRFGMLLAAGITAWILVQAFVNMGAVVGVLPITGLTLPFVSFGGSSVLVSMAAAGMLLNVARRGRARR
- a CDS encoding phospho-N-acetylmuramoyl-pentapeptide-transferase, whose protein sequence is MIALLLAGGISLLVSLFGTRFLIDWLRARRVGQPIMPEKEGGPVGHDIKAGTPTMGGVAIVVAAGVGYVLGHVPTGVVFTTTGLCVILAVVGAGAVGFLDDWIKIANARNLGLTKSTKVLGLLAVATGFAVLALSWGDVHTTLSFTRYDSPGLELGNVGWALWAVLLVLGSANAVNLTDGLDGLAAGSSALAFAAFVVIAFWAFRHPSIYDVRHGLDLAVVAAAMVGALAGFLWWNASPAQIFMGDTGALAIGAGLAALALSVNTQLLLPIIGGLFVLETLSVMLQVASYRVFHRRIFRMAPFHHHFEVGGWPETTVIVRFWILAGLFTGLALAIFYADFISTGALD